In Miscanthus floridulus cultivar M001 chromosome 5, ASM1932011v1, whole genome shotgun sequence, one genomic interval encodes:
- the LOC136453723 gene encoding uncharacterized protein, with protein sequence MVQLFLQVPAECGSVNTVAMEERRSLCRNVESIIKSVTKSAGRYEARLWLCATVSLVHSLSHRGQRDLFLDLLEMKNSRRDVAARLLWMIFDKKPKMVGSILARKGHILEEFFRGNPKRVMQWFGHFAVTGESTHKKGAKALSQFAFVNRDMCWEELEWKGKHGQSPAVVATKPHYFHDLDVLQTVENFLEYVPDFWSSDELANSIKGGEILQIDAEYFVDQFLYLMYEENSKDAWHVVEDFLMDEQFSSLCQHLLIHLDEQRLLDFLKSLGKLINPTLQCKELTFPCCWLEVLLSGHCDHISLDDLILLNCVIAKGRQLWRLMKDEEQHEEWGQMEEFLKDVNHLTDADHFALMKELVGTELPDGLKWIGIQSWVIFCDLSKECKSGDSCESLFSHNKIEFRKADDYSLVQNDGFSISHMPDTDDEDLTGSSHKRRKGNRRRKRHRYESDEDKLDELLELGSSDGKNDVESQRGSWRLSTDGFSASWDIADMPDHLSTYYFTVWVKWACFR encoded by the exons ATGGTTCAGCTCTTTTTGCAAGTGCCGGCAGAATGTGGTAGTGTTAATACAGTTGCcatggaagagaggagatctcTCTGTCGCAATGTTGAGTCCATAATCAAGTCAGTTACAAAATCAGCAGGCAGGTATGAAGCTCGGTTGTGGCTCTGCGCCACTGTCTCATTGGTCCATTCGCTCAGTCACCGTGGCCAGAGGGACCTGTTTCTTGATCTCTTAGAGATGAAGAATTCCAGGCGTGATGTTGCTGCTCGCTTGCTGTGGATGATTTTCGATAAGAAACCCAAAATGGTCGGGTCTATTCTAGCAAGAAAAGGCCATATACTGGAGGAGTTCTTCCGAG GAAACCCAAAGAGGGTAATGCAGTGGTTTGGCCACTTTGCTGTTACTGGGGAatccacacataaaaagggagctAAGGCACTTTCTCAGTTTGCATTTGTAAATCGTGACATGTGCTGGGAAGAACTTGAGTGGAAAGGCAAGCATGGGCAATCTCCGGCTGTAGTTGCTACCAAGCCTCACTATTTTCATGATCTTGATGTCCTCCAGACAGTGGAGAATTTCTTGGAGTATGTCCCAGATTTCTGGTCTTCTGATGAGCTTGCTAATTCTATTAAAGGTGGTGAAATACTGCAAATTGATGCAGAATATTTTGTAGATCAATTTTTATACTTGATGTATGAGGAGAATTCCAAAGATGCATGGCATGTGGTTGAAGATTTTTTGATGGACGAGCAGTTCTCCTCTCTTTGCCAGCATCTTCTAATCCATCTGGATGAGCAAAGGCTTCTTGATTTCTTAAAATCTTTAGGCAAGCTCATCAATCCTACTTTGCAGTGCAAGGAATTGACATTCCCATGTTGTTGGCTTGAGGTTCTTTTATCAGGACATTGTGATCACATATCTCTTGATGATCTTATCTTATTGAACTGTGTCATTGCCAAGGGTAGACAACTTTGGCGGCTCATGAAAGACGAAGAACAACATGAAGAATGGGGGCAAATGGAAGAGTTTTTAAAGGACGTAAATCATTTGACTGATGCTGATCATTTTGCTCTCATGAAGGAACTTGTGGGGACAGAATTACCTGATGGACTTAAGTGGATAGGCATTCAGTCCTGGGTAATTTTCTGTGATTTGTCGAAAGAATGCAAATCAGGAGATTCTTGTGAATCTTTGTTCTCTCATAACAAAATAGAATTTCGCAAGGCTGATGATTACTCATTGGTTCAGAATGATGGGTTCTCAATTTCACATATGCCTGatactgatgatgaggatctcaCTGGAAGCAGCCATAAAAGGAGAAAGGGGAATAGGAGGAGAAAGCGGCATAGGTATGAGTCTGATGAGGACAAGCTTGATGAACTGCTTGAACTTGGATCATCTGATGGAAAGAACGATGTTGAGTCACAACGTGGAAGCTGGCGCCTTTCAACTGATGGCTTCTCTGCTTCTTGGGACATT GCAGACATGCCAGATCACCTTTCTACTTATTATTTCACAGTTTGGGTAAAGTGGGCTTGCTTTAGATGA